One Camelina sativa cultivar DH55 chromosome 3, Cs, whole genome shotgun sequence genomic window carries:
- the LOC104779008 gene encoding MATH domain and coiled-coil domain-containing protein At1g31390-like → MEKQYEKKITWTIKNFSSLQSDNISSDNFVVGDSKWRLLAYPKGDRSSNKNLYLSVYLIVADSETLPYGWKRHIKFRLTVVNQTSEKLSQQNVTQHWFEEKAKSWGFFEMLPLAKLVNQNDGFLMNGEVKIVAEVGVLEVFGKSDVLEETLLVNESINVNGFQVLPSQVESVNNLFKTHPDIATKLRLENPRLRTAYLNSILTLNQILCQSPEKLSNADLANAYCNISCMTKAGFKLDWLEKKLKEVGKAQLQ, encoded by the exons ATGGAAAAGCAATATGAAAAGAAGATCACATGGACGATTAAGAATTTCTCCTCTTTGCAGTCTGACAACATTTCTTCGGATAATTTCGTAGTTGGTGACTCCAAATG GCGTCTTCTGGCTTATCCCAAGGGAGATAGGTCTAGtaataagaatttatatttgtCTGTCTATCTCATTGTTGCTGATTCAGAAACTTTGCCTTATGGTTGGAAAAGACACATTAAATTTCGCTTAACTGTTGTTAATCAAACGTCAGAGAAACTTTCCCAACAAAATG TAACTCAGCACTGGTTTGAAGAGAAGGCCAAAAGCTGGGGTTTCTTTGAAATGCTTCCCCTTGCCAAACTTGTTAACCAAAATGATGGGTTTTTGATGAATGGAGAAGTCAAGATTGTAGCCGAGGTTGGTGTTCTTGAAGTTTTTGGCAAATCAGATGTGTTAGAGGAAACTTTATTAGTTAATGAAAGCATCAATGTCAATGGGTTTCAAGTTCTTCCTTCACAG GTAGAATCTGTGAACAATCTCTTTAAAACGCACCCAGACATTGCGACAAAACTCCGTCTGGAGAACCCACGCCTCAGAACAGCATACTTGAATAGCATACTAACCTTGAATCAGATCCTGTGCCAATCCCCTGAGAAACTCTCCAATGCTGATCTCGCCAATGCATATTGTAACATATCTTGTATGACAAAAGCAGGTTTTAAATTggattggttggagaagaaactgaaagaaGTTGGCAAGGCTCAGCTGCAATAA
- the LOC104779009 gene encoding MATH domain and coiled-coil domain-containing protein At1g31390-like encodes MHALIYILSTWNSETQKXPQKEPKANSFPDKYQKKITWMIKNFSSLQSEKVYSDNFIVGDSRWRLQAYPKGDTRSNNKCLFVFLNVADSESLLHGWKRHVKFRLTVVNQMLEKLSQQRVSQNWFEETFKSWGFSKMLPLAKLVDQNDGFLMNGEVKIAAEVGVLEVVGKSDVVEETLLVNEIVECNGFQVLPSQVRKLLVNYISRTVNNLFEEHPYIASKFRPKNPHLRTTYLDSLLSLTEILCQSPEELSTDDLASAYSTLICVTKAGFQLDWFEEKLREVGETRVQEIEEELEGMKALLEFLR; translated from the exons CATGCTCTCATCTACATTTTGAGTACCTGGAACAGTGAAACT CAAAAGANTCCGCAAAAAGAGCCAAAAGCCAACTCTTTCCCCGACAAATATCAAAAG aaGATCACATGGATGATTAAGAATTTCTCCTCTTTGCAATCTGAGAAAGTTTATTCAGATAATTTCATAGTTGGTGACTCCAGATG GCGTCTTCAGGCCTATCCCAAGGGAGATACGCGTAGTAATAACAAATGTTTGTTTGTCTTTCTCAATGTTGCTGATTCAGAATCTTTGTTGCATGGTTGGAAAAGACACGTCAAATTTCGCCTAACTGTTGTTAATCAAATGTTGGAGAAACTTTCCCAACAAAGAG TATCTCAGAACTGGTTTGAAGAGACGTTCAAAAGCTGGGGTTTCTCTAAAATGCTTCCCCTTGCCAAACTTGTTGACCAAAATGATGGTTTTTTGATGAATGGAGAAGTCAAGATTGCAGCCGAGGTTGGTGTTCTTGAAGTTGTTGGCAAATCAGATGTAGTAGAGGAAACTTTATTAGTTAATGAAATTGTCGAATGCAATGGGTTTCAAGTTCTTCCTTCACAGGTACGAAAACTACTTGTAAACTATATAA GTAGAACTGTTAACAATCTGTTCGAAGAGCACCCATACATTGCATCAAAATTCCGTCCGAAGAACCCACATCTGAGAACAACATACTTGGATAGCCTACTAAGCTTGACTGAGATCCTGTGCCAGTCCCCTGAAGAACTCTCAACTGATGATCTGGCCAGTGCTTATTCTACACTAATCTGTGTGACAAAAGCGGGGTTTCAGTTGGATTGGTTCGAGGAGAAACTAAGAGAAGTTGGTGAGACTCGTGTGCAAGAAATTGAGGAAGAGTTGGAGGGCATGAAGGCTCTGCTGGAGTTCTTACGATGA